The Thermosinus carboxydivorans Nor1 DNA segment GGACGAACCTAGCCGGTAATGAGGGATGGTTGTGGCGATATCAATGCGGAGTTTCTGCAGCCTGGCGAGCGCCATGGCTACCGGCGGGACGGCCAGCTCCCGCAAAGGGATGGTTTCCAAGAACCGGCGGGAAACGGCATGTGGGCCGTGGGCCGGGGTAGCCAGGTTGATTTTTTTATCCAGGCCGAGTTCTTTGTTGAGGTTAAGCCGCCATTGAAAAGTAGGATTATAGCGTTCAACGTGGCGCGGCGGCGATGGGTAGCAGTTTGTCAGTGCCATGTCGAGGTGGTTTAGCAGAACGCCGTCAACTAATTCCATCAGGTTTTCGGTGAAGGTGCCGACCATATCTCCATCGACAAAAGCGACGACATCGCTGCCTAAAGTCAAGGCCACTTTGGCGCCGATGGCGCGGGGGACATCGATGCCCAGACATTCCTCAAAATAGATAATCTGAAGTTTTGGCAGCCGCATCTGCAAAACTTCCTGCATAGTGCCATCTTTAGAGCCGTTGCATACCAGAATAATGTGATCGATCGGCAGGGTTGCCAAGTTTTGCAGCACCGTGGTGATGCGGCCAGCTTCGTTCTTGGCTGGAACGACTACGGTTATCATGTGCCCATCACCTCGCTGGAAATCCTGCAGGGGCTGTGAGTGCGAAACCACAGCCGGAACCACTCCTCCGAGCTTACTACAGTATATTGAGGACTCTTGTCGATTGTCACCCCGGCGACGGGAAAAAGCGCCTGCTGCCGCAAGTAGCAATCGCTTGCCATGCTACATAGTATGTAGTAATGGGAGGGAGGGGTGACTGTGCCCATATCTGTTGGCGACCTTGTTATTCGCAAATCGCATGGCGGCGATATTGTCTTCAAAGTGACCGATATTTTCTGCGACGGGGCAGGCGTTAGGCACTGTATACTAAAGGGGCTACATTACCGCCTGATGGCCGATGCCCCGCTTGATGATGTACAGCGCATTGACGCCGAGCATTTGCGCAACGAGATTATCCGAATGGAGAGTATGCACAACGAGAGTCTCAAACGGGTGATGTTGCGCCGCAACCTGGAGCGTGAGCAGCGGGAAATGGCTCGAGCTGAGGCCGTCAAAAAGTTTGATTTTTTTGATTGCCCAGGGCGGGTCCTGCATATCGACGGCGACGAGGAATATTTGAGAATGTGCCTCAAGACGTACAGTCAGCTTAATATCGAGGCCCACGGTAAATGGATTGAGGAGTCCAAACAGCCAGAGATGATTATTCCCTTGCTGCAGGAATACCGCCCTGACATTCTCGTCGTTACCGGCCACGACGCGTTAGTTGGCAGCGGGAAAAAGGAGCAGGACTGGCGCGATCTTAACAGCTATCGCAACTCCAAATACTATATCCAGTCGGTGCGCAATGCCCGCCAGTTTGAACCTTCCCGCGACGAACTTGTCATTTTCGCTGGCGCCTGTCAGTCCTATTTTGAGGCCATCTTGGAAGCGGGGGCCAATTTTGCCAGTTCGCCGACTCGCATTTTTATTCATGCCTACGACCCGGTGTTTATCGCGGAGAAAGTAGCTTTTACCCCCATCAATAAGACGGTCGACATCAGCGATGCAATTACCGCCTCGGTTACCGGCGTGGAAGGCGTGGGTGGCCTTGAGACGCGCGGCAAGTTCCGGCTGGGCATGCCTAAGACGAAGATTGGTCTTTAGCGAAGGGAAAGTGGAGGG contains these protein-coding regions:
- a CDS encoding glycosyltransferase family 2 protein translates to MITVVVPAKNEAGRITTVLQNLATLPIDHIILVCNGSKDGTMQEVLQMRLPKLQIIYFEECLGIDVPRAIGAKVALTLGSDVVAFVDGDMVGTFTENLMELVDGVLLNHLDMALTNCYPSPPRHVERYNPTFQWRLNLNKELGLDKKINLATPAHGPHAVSRRFLETIPLRELAVPPVAMALARLQKLRIDIATTIPHYRLGSSIKNQIHTNKIIDTIVGDCLEAIAVFHGQPRTRQWQHKTYIGYHSDRRFDLIDLFLAPKQA
- the yabG gene encoding sporulation peptidase YabG — translated: MPISVGDLVIRKSHGGDIVFKVTDIFCDGAGVRHCILKGLHYRLMADAPLDDVQRIDAEHLRNEIIRMESMHNESLKRVMLRRNLEREQREMARAEAVKKFDFFDCPGRVLHIDGDEEYLRMCLKTYSQLNIEAHGKWIEESKQPEMIIPLLQEYRPDILVVTGHDALVGSGKKEQDWRDLNSYRNSKYYIQSVRNARQFEPSRDELVIFAGACQSYFEAILEAGANFASSPTRIFIHAYDPVFIAEKVAFTPINKTVDISDAITASVTGVEGVGGLETRGKFRLGMPKTKIGL